From a single Sphaeramia orbicularis chromosome 4, fSphaOr1.1, whole genome shotgun sequence genomic region:
- the clcc1 gene encoding chloride channel CLIC-like protein 1 isoform X2, with protein sequence MHLGVLVLSSLLMTVTGQQVDDDWIDPYDMLNYDTNTKTMRKFAEPNNYPNVPTKRREYTGDSSQAELTTCKKHAEELQKQNEEQQKTISTMSKQPSCNPVFKRFLTRLLKEMERVGLPSDSADALYDAKIRVSKQTLTELRTVLEGKESGRIGPLDNAVSQILIDLRQHDFEAWKWRFEDTFGVEIDTVLKMGLCVLVIVAIICTQLWSTVSWFVQFSRLFAVCFCISIIWNWLYLYKIAFAEHQNNIVKMDSVNAKCTGVKRIDWSDSLKEWFRSTWTLQDDPCKQYYEVLMVNPILLVPPTKAISVTITTFITEPLKHIGQGISEFLRALLKDLPVQLQIPVLLTIVLSILVVMYGGVNAAFQHGITAPFRRRRRDPPPPALDQRRPQPRRIEGRRDSAGGDAPRNGQRHQDGEDRFNRDQVRQRRAVRGREQPGRMFVETLRNADDLYRDERDGEHYDESPEAEHSENPSASESDSENKQETPEQPEGHGAVSAATQRTASDSLQLKTKPVEGNKSPSEDELSREGAAARRQPNNRGAPVAAPNQPSAMETEQDVQDPDGSAEDRTSVMSIETVGVPVQETTPEAAQ encoded by the exons ATGCACCTCGGTGTCCTGGTACTGTCCTCTCTGTTAATGACTGTTACCGGACAGCAAGTGGATGACGACTGGATAGACCCTTATGATATGCTCAACTATGATACCAATACCAAAACCATGCGGAAGTTTGCAGAG CCAAACAACTATCCCAATGTGCCAACCAAAAGAAGAGAATACACCGGAGACTCCAGCCAAGCGGAGCTGACCACATGTAAGAAACATGCAGAGGAGTTACAGAAACAG AATGAAGAACAACAAAAGACGATTTCTACCATGTCAAAGCAGCCCTCATGCAATCCAGTGTTCAAGAGATTCCTTACCAGACTTCTGAAGGAAATGGAGAGAGTTGGTTTG CCGAGTGACTCTGCTGATGCCCTCTATGATGCTAAAATCAGAGTGTCCAAACAAACCTTGACAGAGCTTCGGACTGTTCTTGAGGGCAAGGAAAGTGGGAGAATAGGGCCTCTGGATAACGCTGTTAGTCAGATACTGATAGATCTGCGGCAACACGACTTTGAGGCCTGGAAGTGGCGTTTTGAAGACACTTTTGGTGTTGAGATTGACACTGTATTAAAG ATGGGACTGTGTGTCCTGGTCATAGTGGCCATCATCTGCACTCAGCTGTGGTCAACGGTCTCCTGGTTTGTACAGTTCAGTCGGCTGTTTGCAGTGTGTTTCTGCATCAGTATTATCTGGAACTGGCTCTATCTGTACAAG attGCCTTTGCTGAGCACCAGAACAACATAGTGAAAATGGACAGTGTGAATGCAAAGTGCACCGGAGTGAAGAGAATTGACTGGAGTGACAGTTTGAAAG AGTGGTTCAGAAGCACCTGGACTCTTCAGGATGACCCTTGTAAGCAATACTATGAGGTCCTCATGGTAAACCCTATTCTGCTGGTACCTCCAACCAAG GCGATCTCCGTTACTATCACCACATTCATCACGGAGCCACTGAAGCACATTGGCCAAGGGATCAGTGAGTTTCTTCGAGCTCTCCTTAAAGACCTACCAGTTCAGCTGCAGATCCCCGTCCTTCTCACCATTGTGCTCTCCATTCTG GTTGTCATGTATGGAGGTGTGAATGCAGCCTTTCAACATGGAATCACTGCACCTTTTCGCAGACGTAGAAGGGACCCACCCCCTCCAGCACTGGATCAACGGCGGCCTCAACCCAGGAGGATTGAAGGCCGTCGTGACTCAGCAGGGGGCGATGCACCACGAAACGGCCAAAGACATCAAGATGGCGAGGACAGATTTAACAGGGACCAGGTTCGTCAGAGGCGAGCCGTCAGAGGCCGAGAGCAGCCGGGCAGGATGTTTGTGGAGACCCTGCGTAATGCTGATGATCTTTACAGGGATGAGAGGGACGGCGAACATTATGACGAGAGTCCTGAGGCTGAGCACTCGGAGAATCCGTCTGCCTCCGAGTCTGATTCTGAAAACAAGCAGGAAACACCAGAGCAGCCAGAAGGACACGGTGCTGTCAGCGCAGCGACGCAACGCACTGCATCAGATTCGTTGCAGTTAAAAACCAAACCTGTGGAAGGGAACAAAAGCCCTTCAGAAGATGAACTAAGCAGAGAAGGTGCAGCAGCCAGAAGACAGCCAAATAACAGAGGAGCTCCAGTGGCAGCACCAAACCAGCCGTCAGCAATGGAAACAGAGCAGGATGTTCAG GATCCAGATGGTTCAGCTGAAGACAGGACCTCTGTTATGTCTATTGAAACTGTGGGAGTTCCTGTTCAGGAGACGACTCCAGAAGCAGCACAGTAG
- the ftsj3 gene encoding pre-rRNA 2'-O-ribose RNA methyltransferase FTSJ3, with product MGKKLKVGKTRKDKFYHLAKETGYRSRSSFKLIQLNRKFQFLQKARALVDLCAAPGGWLQVASKFMPVSSLIIGVDLVPIKPIPNVVTLQEDITTEKCRQALRKELQTWKADVVLNDGAPNVGANWQHDAFSQAHLTLMALKLACEFLIKGGTFVTKVFRSKDYQPLLWIFQQFFKKVQATKPQASRNESAEIFVICQGFIAPDKIDSKFFDPKHAFKEVEVQAKTVKELVTDKKPKAEGYADGDLTLFHSFTLMAFLKADNPVDFLGKASEITFDNPNLESHSATTDEIKECCRDIKVLGRKELRLLLNWRSKLRRFLAKKLKDEAKLLNQEIRLSSDEENSDEDQDKKKEEQQQEEEEEEGEEEEEMEKKLAELKAEEVAELKRKKRKLLKERRKQRERVELKMDLPGISIADTNDVSLFSLMTIKKQKVMADISKGDMQIASALVEGEDDLVLSDEEDDEADKMSLASDLDEEDLDEVEQREKELDKIAARNKKVKFAEQEEEEDEGEESGLLVELEGKDEKKEQETNLWFSKDIFSEIDLEGDADRELRQTEWLQNKQAGKGKKRKAEEEEEEVEQVEEEAGPSQEAGPSQEAEDSDSDSDDSSDDEKDITRMKQAKGAAGISAEADDDDFQVVPVESTSKKARILDAEGLALGSQIATSKKRARDLVDGSFHRFANSDQPWEVPEWFLDDERKHRKKPVPVTREMVEEYKQKWKEIDARPIKRVAEAKARKKRRMLKRMEQAKKKAEAVVNTVDISEREKVAQLKSIYKKAGVGKEKREVTYVVAKKGAGKKVRRPAGVKGVFKVVDSRMKKDMRGMQRKEQHAKGGKGKGSKGRGRPGKGGVKSGKGRKGK from the exons atggGGAAGAAGCTCAAAGTCGGAAAGACGAGAAAAGATAAGTTCTACCATCTTGCTAAAGAAACAG GCTACCGCTCTCGTTCGTCTTTCAAACTCATCCAGCTCAACCGTAAATTTCAGTTTCTGCAGAAAGCCAGAGCTCTGGTGGACCTGTGCGCGGCTCCTGGAGGATG GTTGCAGGTTGCATCCAAGTTTATGCCTGTTTCCAGTCTCATTATTG GTGTTGACCTGGTGCCCATCAAGCCCATCCCCAATGTGGTGACCCTGCAGGAAGACATCACCACTGAGAAATGTAGACAG GCTCTCAGGAAAGAGCTGCAGACTTGGAAGGCTGATGTTGTGTTGAATGACGGAGCTCCAAATGTGGGAGCCAACTGGCAACATGATGCTTTCTCGCAGG CTCACTTAACCCTCATGGCTCTGAAGCTGGCCTGTGAGTTCTTGATCAAAGGTGGCACCTTTGTCACTAAAGTCTTCCGCTCCAAAGATTACCAGCCACTCCTCTGGATCTTCCAGCAGTTCTTCAAGAAGGTGCAGGCAACCAAACCACAGGCATCCAGGAATGAGTCTGCTGAGATCTTCGTCATCTGTCAGG gtTTTATTGCTCCAGACAAAATCGACAGTAAGTTCTTTGACCCCAAACATGCGTTCAAAGAAGTTGAGGTGCAGGCCAAGACTGTGAAGGAGCTGGTTACAGACAAAAAGCCAAAG GCGGAGGGATATGCAGATGGGGACCTGACACTCTTCCACAGTTTCACATTGATGGCCTTTCTAAAAGCTGACAACCCAGTGGACTTCTTGGGTAAAGCCAGCGAG ATCACCTTTGACAACCCAAACCTGGAGTCTCACTCTGCCACCACTGATGAGATCAAGGAGTGTTGCCGTGACATCAAAGTGTTGGGACGCAAAGAGCTCCG GCTGCTGCTGAACTGGAGGTCCAAACTGAGGCGATTCCTGGCCAAGAAACTGAAGGATGAGGCCAAACTGCTTAACCAGGAGATCCG CTTAAGTTCTGATGAAGAGAATTCAGATGAAGACCAAGACAAGAAGAAAgaggagcagcagcaggaggaggaggaagaggagggggaggaggaggaggaaatggaGAAGAAGCTGGCAGAGCTCAAAGCCGAGGAGGTGGCTGAGCTCAAACG GAAGAAGAGGAAGCTGCTGAAGGAGCGGAGGAAACAAAGGGAACGGGTGGAGCTGAAAATGGACTTACCAGGCATCTCCATTGCAGATACCAACGACGTATCCCTGTTTTCTCTCATGACCATCAAGAAGCAAAAG GTGATGGCTGATATATCCAAGGGGGACATGCAAATAGCCAGTGCACTGGTAGAAGGAGAAGATGACCTCGTCCTGTCCgatgaagaggatgatgaggCGGATAAAATGTCCCTGGCTTCAGATTTAGATGAAGAAGATTTAGATGAGGTGGAGCAGAGGGAGAAGGAGCTCGACAAGATCGCAGCCCGAAACAAAAA AGTAAAATTTGCtgagcaagaggaggaggaggatgaaggagaaGAGAGTGGGTTGTTGGTGGAGCTTGAaggaaaagatgaaaagaaaGAGCAAGAGACCAACCTGTGGTTCAGTAAG GACATCTTCTCCGAGATCGACCTGGAAGGAGACGCAGACAGAGAGCTCAGACAGACTGAATGGCTCCAAAACAAACAAGCAG gaaaaggcAAAAAGAGAAAagctgaggaagaagaggaagaggtggAGCAAGTGGAGGAAGAAGCAGGACCTTCACAGGAGGCAGGACCTTCACAAGAGGCTGAGGACAGTGATAGTGACTCAGACGACAGCAGCGACGATGAGAA GGACATTACTAGGATGAAACAGGCCAAAGGAGCTGCTGGGATATCTGCAGAGGCTGATGATGATGACTTCCAGGTTGTTCCTGTTGAAAGCACGA GTAAGAAAGCTAGGATCCTAGATGCAGAGGGTCTGGCCCTGGGCTCCCAGATCGCTACATCCAAGAAGAGAGCCAGGGACCTGGTGGATGGCTCTTTTCACAG GTTTGCTAATTCAGACCAGCCCTGGGAGGTACCTGAGTGGTTCCTGGATGATGAGAGGAAACACAGGAAGAAACCTGTGCCAGTAACCAGGGAAATGGTGGAGGAGTACAAACAAAAATGGAAGGAAATTGATGCCCGGCCAATCAAACGAGTTGCTGAAGCCAAGGCCAGGAAGAAGAGAAGG ATGCTGAAGAGGATGGAGCAGGCGAAGAAGAAAGCAGAGGCAGTAGTGAACACAGTGGATATTTCAGAGAGGGAGAAGGTGGCTCAGCTGAAGAG TATCTACAAAAAAGCAGGTGTGGGTAAAGAGAAGCGAGAAGTTACATATGTTGTGGCTAAAAAGGGAGCTGGCAAGAAGGTGAGACGGCCCGCCGGTGTCAAAGGAGTCTTCAAGGTAGTAGACAGTCGCATGAAGAAAGACATGCGAGGAATGCAGAGGAAAGAACAACACGCTAAAGGTGGTAAAGGAAAGGGAAGCAAAGGAAGAGGAAGACCAGGCAAAGGAGGGGTGAAGAGCGGGAAAGGACGGAAAGGAAAATAA
- the clcc1 gene encoding chloride channel CLIC-like protein 1 isoform X1 — protein MHLGVLVLSSLLMTVTGQQVDDDWIDPYDMLNYDTNTKTMRKFAEPNNYPNVPTKRREYTGDSSQAELTTCKKHAEELQKQNEEQQKTISTMSKQPSCNPVFKRFLTRLLKEMERVGLPSDSADALYDAKIRVSKQTLTELRTVLEGKESGRIGPLDNAVSQILIDLRQHDFEAWKWRFEDTFGVEIDTVLKMGLCVLVIVAIICTQLWSTVSWFVQFSRLFAVCFCISIIWNWLYLYKIAFAEHQNNIVKMDSVNAKCTGVKRIDWSDSLKEWFRSTWTLQDDPCKQYYEVLMVNPILLVPPTKAISVTITTFITEPLKHIGQGISEFLRALLKDLPVQLQIPVLLTIVLSILVVMYGGVNAAFQHGITAPFRRRRRDPPPPALDQRRPQPRRIEGRRDSAGGDAPRNGQRHQDGEDRFNRDQVRQRRAVRGREQPGRMFVETLRNADDLYRDERDGEHYDESPEAEHSENPSASESDSENKQETPEQPEGHGAVSAATQRTASDSLQLKTKPVEGNKSPSEDELSREGAAARRQPNNRGAPVAAPNQPSAMETEQDVQHCSCTNGMMNFYIRHKLDPDGSAEDRTSVMSIETVGVPVQETTPEAAQ, from the exons ATGCACCTCGGTGTCCTGGTACTGTCCTCTCTGTTAATGACTGTTACCGGACAGCAAGTGGATGACGACTGGATAGACCCTTATGATATGCTCAACTATGATACCAATACCAAAACCATGCGGAAGTTTGCAGAG CCAAACAACTATCCCAATGTGCCAACCAAAAGAAGAGAATACACCGGAGACTCCAGCCAAGCGGAGCTGACCACATGTAAGAAACATGCAGAGGAGTTACAGAAACAG AATGAAGAACAACAAAAGACGATTTCTACCATGTCAAAGCAGCCCTCATGCAATCCAGTGTTCAAGAGATTCCTTACCAGACTTCTGAAGGAAATGGAGAGAGTTGGTTTG CCGAGTGACTCTGCTGATGCCCTCTATGATGCTAAAATCAGAGTGTCCAAACAAACCTTGACAGAGCTTCGGACTGTTCTTGAGGGCAAGGAAAGTGGGAGAATAGGGCCTCTGGATAACGCTGTTAGTCAGATACTGATAGATCTGCGGCAACACGACTTTGAGGCCTGGAAGTGGCGTTTTGAAGACACTTTTGGTGTTGAGATTGACACTGTATTAAAG ATGGGACTGTGTGTCCTGGTCATAGTGGCCATCATCTGCACTCAGCTGTGGTCAACGGTCTCCTGGTTTGTACAGTTCAGTCGGCTGTTTGCAGTGTGTTTCTGCATCAGTATTATCTGGAACTGGCTCTATCTGTACAAG attGCCTTTGCTGAGCACCAGAACAACATAGTGAAAATGGACAGTGTGAATGCAAAGTGCACCGGAGTGAAGAGAATTGACTGGAGTGACAGTTTGAAAG AGTGGTTCAGAAGCACCTGGACTCTTCAGGATGACCCTTGTAAGCAATACTATGAGGTCCTCATGGTAAACCCTATTCTGCTGGTACCTCCAACCAAG GCGATCTCCGTTACTATCACCACATTCATCACGGAGCCACTGAAGCACATTGGCCAAGGGATCAGTGAGTTTCTTCGAGCTCTCCTTAAAGACCTACCAGTTCAGCTGCAGATCCCCGTCCTTCTCACCATTGTGCTCTCCATTCTG GTTGTCATGTATGGAGGTGTGAATGCAGCCTTTCAACATGGAATCACTGCACCTTTTCGCAGACGTAGAAGGGACCCACCCCCTCCAGCACTGGATCAACGGCGGCCTCAACCCAGGAGGATTGAAGGCCGTCGTGACTCAGCAGGGGGCGATGCACCACGAAACGGCCAAAGACATCAAGATGGCGAGGACAGATTTAACAGGGACCAGGTTCGTCAGAGGCGAGCCGTCAGAGGCCGAGAGCAGCCGGGCAGGATGTTTGTGGAGACCCTGCGTAATGCTGATGATCTTTACAGGGATGAGAGGGACGGCGAACATTATGACGAGAGTCCTGAGGCTGAGCACTCGGAGAATCCGTCTGCCTCCGAGTCTGATTCTGAAAACAAGCAGGAAACACCAGAGCAGCCAGAAGGACACGGTGCTGTCAGCGCAGCGACGCAACGCACTGCATCAGATTCGTTGCAGTTAAAAACCAAACCTGTGGAAGGGAACAAAAGCCCTTCAGAAGATGAACTAAGCAGAGAAGGTGCAGCAGCCAGAAGACAGCCAAATAACAGAGGAGCTCCAGTGGCAGCACCAAACCAGCCGTCAGCAATGGAAACAGAGCAGGATGTTCAG CACTGCTCATGCACTAATGGGATGATGAATTTTTACATACGACACAAATTG GATCCAGATGGTTCAGCTGAAGACAGGACCTCTGTTATGTCTATTGAAACTGTGGGAGTTCCTGTTCAGGAGACGACTCCAGAAGCAGCACAGTAG